One window from the genome of Roseisolibacter agri encodes:
- a CDS encoding outer membrane beta-barrel protein codes for MRFLALGCALTVTTAAAHAQSAQPWSLQASALLTSANVGSGGSGVAGGGVEGQLRYTSGLWSLGGGVQYSSHSSRNDATDRDDNIKLTGVFVEPRRTFVVSSPRVGPYVALRGAVLRQSNNFGGSSSSGYAIGGGGGVIVALTDRVNLDGGAAVLRQSLGNFTIGSQEFRFPTLTSYVAKAGVSIGFGAPKPL; via the coding sequence ATGCGATTCCTCGCGCTGGGATGTGCCCTGACGGTCACGACCGCCGCCGCGCACGCGCAGTCCGCGCAGCCGTGGTCGCTGCAGGCCTCCGCACTGCTCACCTCCGCGAACGTGGGCAGCGGCGGGTCGGGCGTCGCCGGCGGCGGCGTCGAGGGGCAGCTGCGCTACACCAGCGGGCTCTGGTCGCTCGGCGGCGGCGTGCAGTACAGCAGCCACTCCTCGCGCAACGACGCCACCGACCGCGACGACAACATCAAGCTCACGGGCGTGTTCGTGGAGCCGCGGCGCACCTTCGTCGTGTCGTCGCCGCGCGTGGGGCCGTACGTCGCGCTGCGCGGCGCGGTGCTCCGCCAGTCGAACAACTTCGGCGGCTCCAGCTCCAGCGGCTACGCGATCGGCGGCGGGGGCGGCGTGATCGTCGCGCTCACCGACCGCGTGAACCTCGACGGCGGAGCGGCGGTGCTGCGCCAGTCGCTCGGCAACTTCACGATCGGCAGCCAGGAGTTCCGCTTCCCGACGCTGACGTCGTACGTCGCGAAGGCGGGCGTCAGCATCGGGTTCGGCGCGCCGAAGCCGCTCTAG
- a CDS encoding serine/threonine-protein kinase has translation MLSTTVCPKCGAETAPRARFCSVCGQALVEEDAPAKGDDHLLRRLRGATLGDYDIIKELGHGGMAAVYLAWDLELARYVAIKVMYPELASRDTMPQRFLQEARTAANLDDHPNVVRVYRAKESQGLRFFVMKYIDGCSLEQLLHAVGALPVDLACYVVEQVARALHYAHERGVVHRDMKPANVMLDRYGGVTVTDFGIAKVAQSEQLTKTGFAIGTPGYMSPEQWRVETLTSASDQYSLGTVAYELLVGRPPFAGSLYEVLQAHLSTPPAPIREQRADVPAELEATVLRMLAKAPADRWPSLNAVCRALRLDDHGGADALRAALAALVPTVLGTDAPGPHTPQSPVPIGRPTPAATPAATPARSETPLPTPLPTPIPTPVPEPTPTPIPEPAPEPTPLPEPLPDFTPAPIVAAVEEIAEPEPVIESVIEPVIEPEPEPEPDWRLRVPSLQETALTPSAPPAQAPRPITIETAASTASTASTASTPIASPRATRRGPLVAAGVLAAGIAAWLALKGGSSDATPPVAVTGAGTEAAPSTPAPPTAAPTPATSTPTTTTDAPPAPSAPAVPARIVLDAPVAGFTLGVGDTRRITARVLDAGGKVVTGVPLAWRSSDAASVTVRDGVVAVRAPTRGTTIEVRAGAARARVVVTVPAPVVATAPTTTAAAPAYAAPEVTPAPPTPSPQPVAVRDEPVRRPSVPAPAPADSYPPAAPAAAESAPAAADARAAVAAFARALERRDGREVARLLGGAQTASIPRARMLQWLNGTRQVAVTVVWVGEATRVDGQWMVPFGADVRWIVGFGARGQEQGRFRAVLTRGDGWQLAGVAPTAPFPSR, from the coding sequence ATGCTGAGCACCACCGTCTGTCCCAAGTGCGGCGCGGAGACCGCGCCGCGCGCGCGCTTCTGCTCCGTCTGCGGGCAGGCGCTCGTGGAGGAGGACGCGCCCGCGAAGGGCGACGACCACCTGCTGCGGCGGCTGCGCGGCGCGACGCTGGGCGACTACGACATCATCAAGGAGCTCGGCCACGGCGGGATGGCCGCCGTGTACCTCGCGTGGGACCTGGAGCTCGCGCGCTACGTCGCCATCAAGGTGATGTATCCCGAGCTGGCGTCGCGCGACACGATGCCCCAGCGCTTCCTGCAGGAGGCGCGCACCGCGGCGAACCTCGACGACCATCCGAACGTCGTGCGGGTGTACCGGGCGAAGGAGAGCCAGGGGCTGCGCTTCTTCGTGATGAAGTACATCGACGGCTGCTCGCTGGAGCAGCTGCTGCACGCCGTCGGCGCGCTGCCGGTGGACCTCGCGTGCTACGTGGTGGAGCAGGTCGCGCGCGCGCTGCACTACGCGCATGAGCGCGGCGTGGTGCACCGCGACATGAAGCCCGCGAACGTGATGCTCGACCGCTACGGCGGCGTGACGGTGACCGACTTCGGCATCGCCAAGGTCGCGCAGAGCGAGCAGCTCACGAAGACCGGCTTCGCGATCGGCACGCCGGGCTACATGAGCCCCGAGCAGTGGCGCGTGGAGACGCTCACCAGCGCGTCCGACCAGTACTCGCTCGGCACCGTCGCGTACGAGCTGCTGGTGGGGCGCCCGCCGTTCGCGGGCTCGCTGTACGAGGTGCTGCAGGCGCACCTCTCGACGCCGCCCGCGCCGATCCGCGAGCAGCGCGCCGACGTGCCCGCGGAGCTGGAGGCGACCGTGCTGCGGATGCTGGCGAAGGCGCCCGCGGACCGCTGGCCGTCGCTGAACGCGGTGTGCCGCGCGCTGCGGCTGGACGACCACGGCGGCGCCGACGCGCTGCGCGCCGCGCTGGCCGCGCTCGTCCCGACGGTGCTCGGCACCGACGCGCCCGGGCCGCACACGCCGCAGAGCCCCGTGCCGATCGGCCGCCCGACGCCGGCCGCGACGCCCGCGGCGACGCCCGCGCGGTCGGAGACGCCGCTCCCGACGCCGCTGCCCACGCCGATCCCGACGCCGGTCCCCGAGCCGACGCCCACGCCGATCCCCGAGCCCGCGCCGGAGCCGACGCCGCTCCCGGAGCCGCTCCCGGACTTCACGCCCGCGCCGATCGTCGCGGCGGTGGAGGAGATCGCGGAGCCGGAACCGGTGATCGAGTCGGTGATCGAGCCGGTGATCGAGCCCGAGCCGGAGCCGGAGCCGGACTGGCGACTCCGCGTGCCGTCGCTGCAGGAGACCGCGCTGACGCCGTCGGCGCCGCCGGCGCAGGCACCGCGGCCGATCACGATCGAGACCGCCGCATCGACCGCATCGACCGCATCGACCGCATCGACGCCCATCGCGTCGCCGCGCGCCACGCGCCGCGGTCCGCTCGTCGCGGCCGGGGTGCTCGCGGCGGGAATCGCCGCGTGGCTCGCGCTGAAGGGTGGATCGTCCGACGCGACGCCGCCCGTCGCCGTGACCGGAGCGGGCACGGAGGCCGCGCCGTCGACGCCAGCGCCACCGACGGCGGCACCGACGCCCGCGACGTCCACACCGACGACGACCACCGACGCACCGCCCGCACCATCGGCGCCGGCCGTGCCCGCGCGCATCGTGCTCGACGCGCCGGTGGCGGGGTTCACGCTGGGCGTGGGCGACACGCGCCGCATCACCGCGCGCGTGCTCGACGCGGGCGGCAAGGTGGTGACCGGCGTGCCGCTCGCGTGGCGCTCGTCCGACGCGGCCAGCGTGACCGTGCGCGACGGCGTGGTCGCGGTGCGCGCGCCGACGCGCGGCACGACCATCGAGGTGCGCGCCGGCGCGGCGCGCGCGCGCGTGGTCGTCACCGTGCCCGCGCCGGTCGTCGCGACGGCGCCCACGACGACGGCCGCCGCGCCGGCGTACGCCGCGCCCGAGGTCACGCCCGCGCCGCCGACGCCGTCACCACAGCCGGTCGCGGTGCGCGACGAGCCGGTGCGCCGGCCGTCGGTCCCCGCACCGGCGCCGGCCGACTCCTATCCGCCCGCCGCGCCCGCCGCCGCCGAGTCCGCGCCGGCCGCCGCCGACGCGCGCGCCGCGGTGGCGGCGTTCGCGCGGGCGCTGGAGCGTCGCGACGGGCGCGAGGTGGCGCGCCTGCTGGGCGGCGCGCAGACGGCGAGCATCCCGCGCGCGCGGATGCTGCAGTGGCTCAACGGCACGCGGCAGGTCGCGGTGACCGTCGTGTGGGTCGGCGAGGCGACGCGCGTCGACGGCCAGTGGATGGTGCCGTTCGGCGCGGACGTGCGCTGGATCGTCGGCTTCGGCGCGCGCGGCCAGGAGCAGGGCCGCTTCCGCGCGGTGCTCACGCGCGGCGACGGCTGGCAGCTCGCGGGCGTCGCGCCGACGGCGCCGTTCCCGTCGCGGTGA
- a CDS encoding alpha-hydroxy acid oxidase → MTTVPLTVRDLHDLAVARLPRMAYDYYASGAEDEHTLAGNEAAWARVRLRPRCLVDVSARDLATTVLGRRVSMPVLVAPTAFQRMAHPDGELATARAAAAIGTVMTLSTLATTTLEDVAGAYDAERGAMGGRWFQLYVYRDRGITRSLVERAEAAGYDALALTVDAPFLGRRLRDVRNGFALPPGLSVANLVGHGKGAVDEARGDSGLAAYVAAMLDPSLTWRDVEWLRSITRLPVLVKGVVRADDARLAAAHGASAVVVSNHGGRQLDGAIATADALPEVVDAVRDALEVYVDGGVRRGGDVLRALALGARAVLVGRPVLWGLACDGAAGVASALGMLRAELDLAMALAGCASAGAVPRDLVAW, encoded by the coding sequence GTGACGACCGTCCCGCTGACCGTCCGCGACCTGCACGATCTCGCCGTCGCGCGCCTGCCGCGCATGGCGTACGACTACTACGCCAGCGGCGCCGAGGACGAGCACACGCTCGCCGGGAACGAGGCGGCCTGGGCGCGCGTGCGGCTGCGCCCGCGCTGCCTCGTCGACGTCTCCGCGCGCGACCTCGCGACGACGGTGCTCGGCCGGCGCGTGTCGATGCCGGTGCTCGTCGCGCCGACGGCGTTCCAGCGCATGGCGCATCCCGACGGCGAGCTCGCCACCGCGCGCGCCGCTGCGGCGATCGGCACGGTCATGACGCTCAGCACGCTCGCCACCACGACGCTCGAGGACGTCGCCGGCGCGTACGACGCCGAGCGCGGCGCGATGGGCGGCCGCTGGTTCCAGCTGTACGTGTACCGCGATCGCGGCATCACGCGCTCGCTCGTCGAGCGCGCGGAGGCGGCCGGCTACGACGCGCTCGCGCTCACGGTGGACGCGCCGTTCCTCGGCCGGCGCCTGCGCGACGTGCGCAACGGCTTCGCGCTGCCGCCGGGGCTCTCGGTCGCGAACCTCGTCGGCCACGGCAAGGGCGCGGTCGACGAGGCGCGCGGCGACTCGGGGCTCGCCGCGTACGTGGCCGCGATGCTCGATCCGTCGCTCACCTGGCGCGACGTCGAGTGGCTGCGCTCCATCACGCGCCTGCCCGTGCTCGTGAAGGGCGTCGTGCGCGCCGACGACGCGCGGCTGGCCGCGGCGCACGGCGCGTCGGCGGTCGTCGTCTCCAATCACGGCGGCCGCCAGCTCGACGGCGCCATCGCCACCGCGGACGCGCTCCCCGAGGTCGTGGACGCGGTGCGCGACGCGCTGGAGGTCTACGTGGACGGCGGCGTCCGCCGCGGCGGCGACGTGCTCCGCGCGCTCGCGCTCGGCGCCCGCGCGGTGCTGGTCGGCCGGCCGGTGCTGTGGGGGCTGGCGTGCGACGGCGCGGCCGGCGTCGCGTCGGCGCTCGGGATGCTGCGCGCGGAGCTCGACCTGGCGATGGCGCTCGCGGGCTGCGCGTCGGCGGGCGCGGTGCCGCGCGACCTGGTGGCTTGGTGA
- a CDS encoding cupin domain-containing protein, with product MATMQQTQLPTTRFDGSTGPRIIRPRDGKYVDLRSVGVRFMVWGAESGGDFSLVEHPIPPRTLVAPLHLHEREDEYSYVLEGRMGAQLGDDVVIAEAGDLVFKPRGQWHTFWNAGDTPCRILEIISPAGFEHFFNELGEQMAAAHAVSVAEVPDLGGLAARYGHYFQPESIARLCAEHGLTYPG from the coding sequence ATGGCCACCATGCAGCAGACCCAGCTCCCCACGACCCGCTTCGACGGCTCCACCGGCCCGCGCATCATCAGGCCCCGCGACGGCAAGTACGTCGACCTGCGATCCGTCGGCGTGCGCTTCATGGTCTGGGGCGCGGAGTCCGGCGGCGACTTCTCGCTCGTCGAGCACCCGATCCCGCCGCGCACGCTCGTCGCCCCGCTGCACCTGCACGAGCGCGAGGACGAGTACAGCTACGTGCTCGAGGGCCGTATGGGCGCCCAGCTCGGCGACGACGTGGTGATCGCGGAGGCCGGCGACCTCGTGTTCAAGCCGCGCGGGCAGTGGCACACCTTCTGGAACGCCGGCGACACGCCCTGCCGCATCCTCGAGATCATCTCGCCCGCCGGCTTCGAGCACTTCTTCAACGAGCTGGGCGAGCAGATGGCCGCGGCCCACGCCGTCAGCGTGGCGGAGGTGCCCGACCTCGGCGGCCTCGCGGCGCGCTACGGCCACTACTTCCAGCCCGAGAGCATCGCGCGCCTGTGCGCCGAGCACGGGCTGACGTATCCTGGCTGA
- a CDS encoding alpha/beta hydrolase — MTAPGSMRAPSAEAFGFAYRYEPAVPGEAGSDLTILALHGTGGDEHDLVPLARALAPGAAVLSPRGQVLENGAPRFFRRLREGVFDLEDLARRTASLGEFVDGATAQHGLARDRVVAVGFSNGANVAASLLLRRPGSLAGALLLRAMVPFEPETPHALPPGMKAPVVTIAAGLMDPLVSREQAERLATLLRDAGADATLEWLPAGHQLTQRDLAIGQALVARL; from the coding sequence GTGACCGCTCCTGGATCGATGCGGGCGCCGAGTGCGGAGGCGTTCGGGTTCGCGTACCGGTACGAGCCGGCCGTGCCGGGTGAGGCCGGGTCCGACCTGACCATCCTCGCGCTGCACGGGACCGGTGGGGACGAGCACGACCTCGTGCCGCTGGCGCGCGCGCTGGCGCCCGGCGCGGCGGTGCTCAGCCCCCGCGGCCAGGTGCTGGAGAACGGGGCGCCGCGCTTCTTCCGCCGGCTGCGCGAGGGCGTCTTCGACCTCGAGGACCTGGCGCGGCGCACCGCCTCGCTGGGCGAGTTCGTGGACGGGGCGACGGCGCAGCACGGGCTGGCGCGCGACCGCGTGGTGGCGGTCGGCTTCTCGAACGGCGCCAACGTCGCCGCCAGCCTGCTGCTCCGCCGACCGGGCTCGCTGGCCGGCGCGCTGCTGCTGCGGGCGATGGTCCCGTTCGAGCCGGAGACGCCGCACGCGCTGCCCCCCGGCATGAAGGCGCCGGTCGTCACGATCGCCGCGGGGCTGATGGACCCGCTCGTGTCGCGCGAGCAGGCGGAGCGGCTGGCGACGCTGCTCCGGGATGCCGGTGCGGACGCGACGCTCGAGTGGCTGCCGGCCGGCCACCAGCTGACGCAGCGCGACCTCGCGATCGGGCAGGCGCTCGTCGCCCGGCTCTGA
- a CDS encoding ring-cleaving dioxygenase, producing the protein MTDAADTTRPTPATDAPAVRAQGLHHVTAISGDPQRVLDFYVGVLGMRLVKRTVNFDDPSAYHFYFGDETGTPGSLFTVFPWPTGRKGRLGAGQVGETALAIPAASLGWWLDRLSAHHVPHELPQRRFGADGETVVTFTDPDGMRLALAADPRAAALPGWSAPGPDAVPAEHAIRGVYGVTLWVEDAEGQAALLTGPMGWRRVASDGMTTRFVADDATLGRIVDVRDVQGFWGAADGVGSVHHVAFRVGDAAAELAMRSAVAATGLQPTTVRDRQYFESVYFRAPGGVLFELATDGPGFLIDEPLETLGEALRLPPQYEQHRAAIEANLPVLGTTEEVRA; encoded by the coding sequence ATGACCGACGCTGCCGATACGACCCGCCCCACCCCCGCGACCGACGCTCCCGCCGTCCGGGCGCAGGGGCTCCACCACGTCACCGCCATCTCCGGCGATCCGCAGCGCGTCCTCGACTTCTACGTCGGCGTGCTGGGCATGCGCCTGGTGAAGCGCACGGTCAACTTCGACGATCCGAGCGCCTACCACTTCTACTTCGGCGACGAGACCGGCACGCCGGGCTCGCTGTTCACCGTCTTCCCTTGGCCCACCGGCCGGAAGGGGCGGCTGGGCGCGGGCCAGGTCGGCGAGACCGCGCTCGCGATTCCCGCGGCGTCGCTGGGCTGGTGGCTCGACCGGCTGTCGGCGCACCACGTCCCGCACGAGCTCCCGCAGCGGCGCTTCGGCGCCGACGGCGAGACGGTCGTGACGTTCACCGATCCGGACGGGATGCGACTGGCGCTCGCGGCCGACCCGCGCGCGGCCGCGCTGCCCGGGTGGAGCGCGCCCGGTCCCGACGCGGTCCCGGCGGAGCATGCGATCCGCGGCGTGTACGGCGTGACGCTCTGGGTCGAGGATGCGGAGGGCCAGGCCGCGCTGCTCACCGGCCCGATGGGCTGGCGCCGCGTGGCGAGCGACGGCATGACCACGCGCTTCGTCGCCGACGACGCGACGCTGGGCCGGATCGTGGACGTGCGCGACGTGCAGGGCTTCTGGGGCGCGGCCGACGGCGTCGGCTCGGTGCACCACGTGGCCTTCCGCGTCGGCGACGCGGCCGCGGAGCTGGCGATGCGCTCGGCCGTCGCGGCCACCGGGCTACAGCCGACGACGGTCCGGGACCGGCAGTACTTCGAGTCCGTCTACTTCCGGGCGCCGGGGGGCGTGCTGTTCGAGCTGGCCACGGACGGCCCCGGGTTCCTGATCGACGAGCCGCTGGAGACGCTGGGCGAGGCGCTGCGACTGCCGCCACAGTACGAGCAGCACCGCGCCGCCATCGAGGCCAACCTGCCCGTGCTGGGCACCACCGAGGAGGTGCGCGCGTGA
- a CDS encoding YybH family protein yields the protein MRLRSLVSCAPLLAALVLAPVGCDAQPPAAGAAASQAAPLPSVTLPPELDRVLRDYERAWSARDADGLAALFAEDGFVLANGAPPRRGRAAIAEGYRGQGGPLALRALGYATADTVGWIIGAFAGAPGEADGGKFVLALKRSTAGQPWRIAADIDNPIRRR from the coding sequence ATGCGCCTCCGATCGCTCGTCTCGTGTGCGCCGCTGCTGGCCGCACTCGTGCTGGCCCCCGTCGGCTGCGACGCGCAGCCGCCCGCCGCGGGCGCCGCCGCGTCCCAGGCCGCGCCGTTGCCGAGCGTGACGCTGCCGCCGGAGCTGGACCGGGTGCTGCGCGACTACGAGCGCGCGTGGAGCGCGCGCGACGCCGACGGGCTGGCGGCGCTGTTCGCGGAGGACGGCTTCGTGCTCGCGAACGGCGCACCGCCGCGGCGCGGCCGGGCCGCGATCGCCGAGGGGTACCGCGGCCAGGGCGGCCCGCTGGCGCTGCGCGCGCTGGGCTACGCGACGGCGGACACGGTGGGCTGGATCATCGGCGCGTTCGCGGGCGCGCCGGGGGAGGCGGACGGCGGGAAGTTCGTGCTCGCGCTCAAGCGGTCGACGGCCGGGCAGCCGTGGCGGATCGCGGCCGACATCGACAACCCGATCCGCCGGCGGTAG
- a CDS encoding tetratricopeptide repeat protein, with translation MPPRAARARRRLARAVGALAATLAAGASAATPLRAQPNLAPVRGGGPTAREPAAAARTRALVDSTWAAYARGDRPGTVARAERALEELPSSHRNARFAASVAAGRALADMGDAAAALPHLERALALDTLRDAARGWALAYVGKVRYALGDPERAREALAGVAALRPTTRLAATVATDWRLFGFDTTYARWISLRTPHLRLRVSPTAPILDRAAFADVRERAAMQIAAALGDTSVVSAPKPIDMFIWDTETEAHAAGLTRVHFARPTVGLTHMTWDQTVGHELAHVIAYRAVRPVVATLLVTEGVAVYFDGSTQDRVGEAAAALSGLGTTQVDVRALWADWDRLPPGVAYPVAGAVIDALARGGDLAQLRALLRVQTLAEARRIYGPALDAWLDLLEQQIAARAAALLSPQTPDARP, from the coding sequence ATGCCGCCACGCGCCGCCCGCGCGCGACGCCGCCTCGCCCGGGCCGTGGGCGCCCTCGCCGCGACGCTGGCGGCCGGCGCGTCCGCGGCCACGCCGCTGCGCGCGCAGCCGAACCTCGCGCCGGTCCGCGGCGGTGGGCCCACCGCGCGCGAGCCGGCGGCGGCCGCCCGCACGCGCGCGCTCGTCGACTCGACGTGGGCGGCCTACGCGCGTGGTGATCGACCGGGCACCGTGGCGCGCGCCGAGCGCGCCCTCGAGGAGCTGCCGTCGTCGCACCGGAACGCGCGCTTCGCCGCGAGCGTCGCCGCCGGACGCGCGCTCGCCGACATGGGCGACGCCGCGGCCGCGCTGCCGCACCTGGAGCGCGCGCTGGCGCTCGACACGCTGCGCGACGCCGCGCGCGGCTGGGCGCTCGCGTACGTCGGCAAGGTGCGCTACGCCCTGGGCGACCCCGAGCGCGCGCGCGAGGCGCTCGCCGGCGTCGCCGCGCTGCGCCCGACCACGCGCCTCGCCGCGACCGTCGCCACCGACTGGCGCCTGTTCGGGTTCGACACGACGTACGCGCGCTGGATCTCGCTGCGCACCCCGCACCTGCGCCTGCGCGTGAGCCCGACCGCGCCGATCCTCGATCGCGCGGCGTTCGCCGACGTGCGCGAGCGGGCCGCGATGCAGATCGCCGCCGCGCTCGGCGACACGTCGGTCGTGAGCGCGCCGAAGCCGATCGACATGTTCATCTGGGACACGGAGACGGAGGCCCACGCGGCCGGACTGACGCGCGTCCACTTCGCGCGGCCGACCGTGGGGCTGACGCACATGACGTGGGACCAGACGGTCGGGCACGAGCTGGCGCACGTGATCGCGTACCGTGCGGTGCGGCCCGTCGTCGCGACGCTGCTGGTGACCGAGGGCGTCGCGGTCTACTTCGACGGCAGCACGCAGGACCGCGTCGGCGAGGCGGCGGCCGCGCTCTCCGGGCTCGGCACCACGCAGGTGGACGTGCGCGCGCTGTGGGCCGACTGGGACCGCCTGCCGCCCGGCGTCGCGTACCCGGTGGCCGGCGCGGTGATCGACGCGCTCGCGCGCGGCGGCGACCTGGCGCAGCTCCGCGCGCTGCTGCGCGTGCAGACGCTGGCCGAGGCGCGCCGCATCTACGGCCCCGCGCTCGACGCGTGGCTCGACCTGCTGGAGCAGCAGATCGCCGCGCGCGCCGCCGCGCTGCTGTCGCCGCAGACGCCCGACGCGCGCCCCTGA
- a CDS encoding sulfite exporter TauE/SafE family protein: MPWFELALLAVAVLSGATASLVGFGIGSLLTPLLATRLDMPTAVAVVALPHAVATALRCWRLRDAIDGAVLRRFGVLSALGGLLGALGYAGAGGRTLTLALGALLLLTAFATLVGLAARWHPHGPVVWGLGLLSGAFGGLAGNQGGLRAAALGTFALTPRAFVATATATGLLVDAARTPVYVWRAGASLLPLAGPIAIASIGVLVGTVLGERVLLGVSPERYRRVLAVAIGLLGAWLVWRALRG; encoded by the coding sequence GTGCCCTGGTTCGAGCTCGCCCTCCTCGCCGTCGCCGTGCTCTCGGGCGCGACCGCGTCGCTCGTCGGCTTCGGGATCGGCAGCCTGCTGACCCCCCTGCTGGCCACGCGCCTGGACATGCCCACCGCGGTCGCCGTGGTCGCGCTGCCGCACGCGGTGGCCACCGCGCTGCGCTGCTGGCGGCTGCGCGACGCGATCGACGGCGCGGTGCTGCGGCGCTTCGGGGTCCTCAGCGCGCTCGGCGGCCTGCTCGGCGCGCTGGGGTACGCGGGCGCCGGCGGGCGCACGCTGACGCTCGCGCTGGGCGCGCTGCTCCTGCTGACGGCGTTCGCGACGCTGGTGGGCCTGGCCGCGCGCTGGCATCCGCACGGGCCGGTCGTGTGGGGACTCGGCCTGCTCTCGGGCGCGTTCGGCGGGCTGGCCGGCAACCAGGGCGGGCTGCGCGCCGCGGCGCTGGGCACGTTCGCGCTCACGCCGCGCGCGTTCGTCGCCACCGCGACGGCCACGGGGCTGCTCGTGGATGCGGCACGCACGCCGGTGTACGTGTGGCGCGCGGGCGCGTCGCTGCTGCCGCTCGCCGGTCCCATCGCGATCGCGAGCATCGGCGTGCTGGTCGGCACGGTGCTCGGCGAGCGCGTGCTGCTGGGCGTGTCGCCCGAGCGCTACCGCCGCGTGCTCGCCGTCGCCATCGGGCTGCTGGGCGCATGGCTGGTGTGGCGCGCGCTACGCGGCTAG
- a CDS encoding acyl-ACP desaturase: MTTTQPAAETLAKVEVLADLEEVVHTLMESHEAKRVLWFPSELLAPPPDTDPDRYVSELRKRAEGISLPMRVALALNLLTEEGLPHFHRLLAAYLGSDSFWTRWTNLWTAEEDRHGAVLHDYARDSRILDNPVLERMQFEYLKAGFEPAWDKDPYRVFVYTTLQERATQVSHANTGKLASAYEPTIGEVLANVAKEEARHYTFYRAIFKEVLKRDPNRALVSAAEVMPSIDMPGVSMPHFREMADVIRRAGIYGPRDYLRIVEEQIRYWAIDKLEGLDEMGKVAQEKILGIPKRLERVADAMESRSRAKSFSFAVAFGKEFSMA, translated from the coding sequence ATGACGACGACCCAACCCGCCGCGGAGACGCTCGCGAAGGTGGAAGTGCTGGCCGACCTCGAGGAGGTCGTGCACACGCTGATGGAGAGCCACGAGGCGAAGCGCGTCCTCTGGTTCCCGAGCGAGCTGCTCGCGCCGCCGCCGGACACGGACCCGGACCGCTACGTCTCCGAGCTGCGCAAGCGCGCCGAGGGGATCAGCCTGCCGATGCGCGTCGCGCTGGCGCTCAACCTCCTGACCGAGGAAGGGCTGCCGCACTTCCACCGCCTGCTGGCCGCGTACCTGGGGAGCGACAGCTTCTGGACGCGCTGGACGAACCTGTGGACGGCGGAGGAGGACCGGCACGGCGCGGTGCTGCACGACTACGCGCGCGACAGCCGCATCCTCGACAACCCGGTGCTCGAGCGGATGCAGTTCGAGTACCTCAAGGCGGGCTTCGAGCCGGCGTGGGACAAGGACCCGTACCGCGTCTTTGTCTACACGACGCTGCAGGAGCGCGCGACGCAGGTCAGCCACGCGAACACGGGCAAGCTCGCGAGCGCGTACGAGCCGACGATCGGCGAGGTGCTGGCGAACGTCGCGAAGGAGGAGGCGCGGCACTACACGTTCTACCGCGCGATCTTCAAGGAAGTCCTCAAGCGCGACCCGAACCGCGCGCTCGTCTCGGCGGCCGAGGTGATGCCGTCGATCGACATGCCGGGCGTGAGCATGCCGCACTTCCGCGAGATGGCGGACGTGATCCGCCGCGCCGGGATCTACGGCCCCAGGGACTACCTGAGGATCGTCGAGGAGCAGATCCGCTACTGGGCGATCGACAAGCTCGAGGGGCTGGACGAGATGGGGAAGGTCGCGCAGGAGAAGATCCTGGGCATCCCCAAGCGGCTGGAGCGCGTGGCCGACGCGATGGAGTCGCGCAGCCGCGCGAAGTCCTTCTCGTTCGCGGTGGCGTTCGGGAAGGAGTTCTCGATGGCCTAG